One window of the Klebsiella sp. WP3-W18-ESBL-02 genome contains the following:
- a CDS encoding molybdopterin guanine dinucleotide-containing S/N-oxide reductase, giving the protein MSTPSSPYTVLTAAHWGPILVDTDGEQVLASRGALQTSFTNSLQSVVRDQVHSKTRVRYPMVRKGFLASPESPQGIRGQDEFVRVSWDDALALIDRQHRRIRESYGPASIFAGSYGWRSNGVLHKAATLLQRYMSLAGGYTGHLGDYSTGAAQAIMPHVVGGNEVYQQQTSWPMVLEHTDVVVLWSANPMNTLKIAWNASDEQGLPYFEQLRHSGKRLICIDPMRSETVAFFGESMEWIAPHMGTDVALMLGIAHTLLTNNWHDAEFLSRCTTGFPTFADYLLGQKDGEAKSAEWAAAICGVSADKIRELADIFHKNTTMLMSGWGMQRQQFGEQKHWMLVTLAAMLGQIGTPGGGFGLSYHFANGGNPTRRAAVLASMQGTVKGGVDAVDKIPVARIVEALENPGAPYQHNGMDRHFPDIRFVWWAGGANFTHHQDTNRLIRAWQKPELVVISECNWTAAARHADIVLPATTSFERNDLTMTGDYSNQHLVPMKRVVAPRDEARDDFEVFAELSERWESGGRARFTEGKNDLQWLETFYNIAGQRGAPMGVTLPSFERFWQDNELIEMPENAQNAAFVRFSDFRADPLANPLKTPSGKIEIYSERIASFQYSDCPPHPMWLAPDEWHGNAQPGQLQLLSAHPAHRLHSQLNHTSLRERYAVAGREPITLHPQDAQARQIRDGDLVRVWNARGQVLAGAAVSEDIKPGVICLHEGAWPDFAPEAGGICKNGAVNVLTKDIPSSRLGNGCAGNTALAWIEKYDGPALTLTAFDPPANA; this is encoded by the coding sequence TTGTCTACGCCATCTTCTCCCTATACCGTTTTAACCGCTGCCCACTGGGGCCCGATTCTTGTCGACACCGACGGCGAGCAGGTGCTCGCCTCACGCGGTGCGCTACAGACTTCGTTTACCAACTCGCTGCAAAGCGTGGTACGCGACCAGGTGCATAGCAAAACCCGCGTGCGTTATCCGATGGTACGTAAGGGTTTTCTCGCCTCGCCGGAGAGCCCGCAGGGCATACGCGGGCAGGATGAGTTTGTTCGGGTCAGTTGGGATGACGCGCTGGCATTGATCGATCGCCAGCACCGCCGTATTCGCGAAAGTTACGGGCCGGCGTCGATTTTTGCCGGATCATACGGCTGGCGTTCCAACGGAGTGTTGCATAAGGCGGCGACGCTGCTTCAGCGTTATATGAGCCTGGCTGGCGGCTACACCGGCCATCTGGGGGACTACTCCACCGGCGCAGCACAGGCGATCATGCCGCATGTGGTCGGTGGCAATGAGGTCTATCAACAGCAAACCAGCTGGCCGATGGTGCTCGAACATACCGATGTGGTGGTGCTTTGGAGCGCCAACCCAATGAATACGCTGAAAATTGCCTGGAATGCTTCCGACGAGCAGGGGCTGCCCTATTTTGAACAGCTGCGGCACAGCGGTAAACGCCTGATCTGCATCGATCCGATGCGATCGGAAACCGTCGCCTTTTTCGGTGAATCGATGGAGTGGATTGCGCCGCATATGGGCACGGACGTGGCGCTGATGCTGGGCATCGCCCATACGCTTTTGACCAATAACTGGCACGATGCCGAGTTTTTATCGCGGTGTACCACCGGTTTCCCGACGTTTGCCGATTATTTGCTGGGTCAAAAAGACGGTGAGGCGAAGTCCGCCGAGTGGGCGGCAGCGATTTGCGGCGTTAGCGCGGATAAAATTCGCGAACTAGCGGATATTTTTCATAAAAATACCACGATGTTGATGTCCGGTTGGGGAATGCAGCGCCAGCAGTTTGGCGAACAGAAGCACTGGATGCTGGTGACGCTCGCCGCCATGCTGGGCCAGATTGGTACGCCGGGCGGTGGCTTTGGCCTCTCTTATCACTTTGCAAACGGCGGCAACCCGACACGGCGCGCGGCGGTGCTGGCATCGATGCAGGGCACCGTGAAAGGCGGCGTTGATGCCGTCGATAAAATCCCGGTGGCGCGTATCGTCGAGGCGCTGGAAAACCCCGGCGCGCCGTATCAGCATAACGGCATGGATCGCCACTTCCCGGATATCCGCTTTGTCTGGTGGGCGGGCGGCGCTAACTTTACCCATCATCAGGATACCAACCGGCTGATTCGCGCCTGGCAGAAGCCCGAGCTGGTGGTGATATCCGAATGCAACTGGACGGCGGCGGCCCGACATGCCGATATCGTGCTGCCGGCGACGACCTCGTTCGAACGCAACGATTTGACCATGACCGGAGATTACAGCAACCAGCATCTGGTACCGATGAAGCGTGTGGTGGCACCGCGTGATGAAGCGCGAGACGATTTTGAGGTTTTTGCCGAACTGAGCGAGCGCTGGGAATCGGGCGGCCGGGCGCGCTTTACCGAAGGCAAGAATGATTTGCAGTGGCTGGAAACGTTCTACAACATCGCCGGGCAGCGCGGTGCACCCATGGGGGTAACGTTGCCGTCGTTTGAGCGCTTCTGGCAGGATAATGAACTGATTGAAATGCCGGAAAACGCGCAGAATGCCGCCTTTGTGCGCTTTAGCGATTTCCGCGCCGATCCGCTGGCTAACCCGCTGAAAACGCCGAGCGGGAAAATCGAAATTTACTCTGAGCGTATTGCTAGCTTCCAGTACTCCGACTGTCCGCCGCACCCAATGTGGCTGGCACCGGATGAATGGCACGGTAACGCGCAGCCTGGGCAGCTACAGCTGTTGTCGGCGCATCCGGCGCACCGCCTGCACAGTCAGCTTAATCATACTTCCCTGCGTGAACGTTACGCGGTGGCCGGGCGCGAGCCGATTACGCTGCATCCACAGGATGCGCAGGCGCGGCAGATTCGCGATGGCGACCTGGTGCGCGTGTGGAACGCCCGTGGCCAGGTGCTGGCGGGGGCTGCGGTGAGTGAAGACATCAAACCCGGCGTCATCTGCCTGCACGAAGGGGCGTGGCCCGACTTCGCGCCGGAGGCGGGCGGCATTTGTAAGAATGGGGCGGTTAACGTGCTGACGAAAGACATCCCCAGCTCACGGCTGGGGAACGGCTGCGCAGGGAATACCGCGCTGGCGTGGATTGAGAAATATGATGGCCCGGCGCTTACGCTAACGGCGTTTGATCCGCCTGCCAACGCATGA
- a CDS encoding N-acetyltransferase: MIRKWNTDQFDPLLTLWLDSTTFAHPFIHTQYWQESLSLVRDTYLPAAETWVWEEGPRLQGFISVMESRFVGALFVAPDAIHRGIGRALLDVVKQRFSDLSLEVYQKNGRAVNFYHAQGFRIEDSAWQDETRHPTWIMRWQADQTPLA, translated from the coding sequence ATGATCAGAAAATGGAACACTGACCAGTTCGATCCCTTGCTCACGCTGTGGCTGGACAGCACCACCTTTGCGCACCCGTTTATCCATACGCAGTACTGGCAGGAGAGTTTAAGCCTTGTGCGCGATACCTACCTTCCCGCAGCCGAAACCTGGGTGTGGGAAGAGGGGCCTCGCTTGCAAGGGTTTATCAGCGTGATGGAGTCGCGTTTTGTCGGCGCGCTGTTCGTTGCCCCGGATGCCATCCATCGGGGAATCGGCCGGGCGCTGCTCGATGTCGTCAAGCAGCGCTTCTCCGACCTCAGTCTTGAGGTGTACCAGAAAAACGGTCGGGCGGTGAATTTCTACCACGCGCAGGGTTTTCGTATTGAAGACAGCGCCTGGCAGGATGAGACCCGACATCCCACGTGGATCATGCGTTGGCAGGCGGATCAAACGCCGTTAGCGTAA
- a CDS encoding MFS transporter gives MNSSTNAAKRWWYIMPIVFITYSLAYLDRANFSFASAAGITEDLGITKGISSLLGALFFLGYFFFQIPGAIYAERRSVRKLIFTCLILWGVCASLTGMVTNIPALAAIRFVLGVVEAAVMPAMLIYISNWFTKSERSRANTFLILGNPVTVLWMSVVSGYLIQALGWREMFIIEGFPAIIWAFCWWVLVKDKPSQVGWLNASEKAALQAQLEQEQQGIKAVRNYGEAFRSRNVVLLCMQYFAWSIGVYGFVLWLPSIIRSGGANLGMVEVGWLSSVPYLAATIAMILVSWASDKLQNRRLFVWPLLLIAGFAFIGSWAVGADHFWISYSLLVIAGAAMYAPYGPFFAIIPEMLPRNVAGGAMALINSMGALGSFFGSWFVGYLNGATGSPSASYIFMGVALFASVWLTLIVKPANHQPLPVGARHA, from the coding sequence ATGAACAGCTCAACAAACGCAGCAAAACGTTGGTGGTACATCATGCCGATCGTGTTTATCACGTACAGCCTGGCGTACCTTGACCGCGCGAACTTCAGTTTCGCCTCCGCAGCCGGAATTACCGAAGATCTCGGCATCACCAAAGGGATCTCTTCCCTGCTGGGCGCCCTCTTCTTCCTCGGCTACTTCTTCTTTCAAATCCCCGGCGCTATCTATGCCGAACGCCGCAGCGTACGCAAACTGATCTTTACCTGCCTGATTTTATGGGGCGTTTGCGCTTCGCTCACCGGCATGGTGACCAACATTCCGGCGCTGGCGGCGATTCGCTTTGTTCTGGGCGTCGTGGAAGCCGCCGTTATGCCCGCAATGCTGATTTACATCAGCAACTGGTTTACCAAATCCGAACGTTCGCGGGCCAACACCTTCCTGATCCTCGGGAACCCCGTCACCGTACTGTGGATGTCGGTGGTGTCAGGCTATCTGATTCAGGCGCTCGGCTGGCGCGAGATGTTTATTATCGAGGGCTTCCCGGCCATTATCTGGGCCTTCTGCTGGTGGGTGCTGGTCAAAGACAAACCATCGCAGGTCGGCTGGCTGAACGCATCGGAAAAAGCGGCACTGCAGGCCCAGCTGGAACAAGAACAACAGGGTATTAAAGCGGTACGCAACTACGGTGAAGCCTTCCGCTCACGCAACGTGGTTCTGCTTTGCATGCAGTACTTTGCCTGGAGCATCGGCGTATATGGTTTTGTACTGTGGCTGCCGTCAATCATCCGCAGCGGCGGCGCAAACCTGGGTATGGTTGAGGTCGGCTGGCTCTCTTCCGTACCTTACCTCGCCGCGACGATAGCGATGATTCTGGTGTCCTGGGCATCCGACAAACTGCAAAATCGTCGACTGTTCGTCTGGCCGCTGCTGCTGATCGCTGGCTTTGCGTTTATTGGCTCCTGGGCCGTTGGCGCAGACCATTTCTGGATCTCTTATAGCCTGCTGGTGATCGCTGGCGCGGCCATGTACGCCCCGTATGGCCCGTTCTTCGCCATCATTCCGGAGATGCTGCCGCGCAACGTCGCGGGGGGCGCGATGGCGCTAATCAACAGCATGGGGGCGCTGGGCTCGTTCTTCGGTTCCTGGTTCGTTGGCTATCTCAACGGTGCCACCGGCAGCCCATCTGCATCATACATTTTTATGGGGGTGGCGCTTTTCGCCTCAGTATGGCTAACTCTTATTGTTAAGCCTGCTAATCATCAGCCGCTGCCCGTTGGCGCACGCCACGCTTAA
- a CDS encoding OmpA family lipoprotein, which translates to MKKRVFAIAAIVSGALAISGCTTNPYTGEREAGKSGIGAGIGSLVGAGVGALSSSKKDRGKGALIGAAAGAALGGGVGYYMDVQEAKLREKMQGTGVSVTRNGDNIVLNMPNNVTFDSASATLKPAGANTLVGVAMVLKEYEKTAVNVIGYTDSTGSQQLNMKLSQQRADSVASSLITQGVAATRVRTSGMGPANPIASNSTEEGKAQNRRVEITLSPMQ; encoded by the coding sequence ATGAAAAAACGTGTATTTGCGATTGCTGCCATCGTCAGCGGCGCGCTGGCAATCTCAGGCTGTACCACCAACCCTTACACCGGCGAGCGCGAAGCGGGTAAATCCGGCATCGGCGCGGGCATTGGTTCACTGGTCGGCGCAGGCGTCGGCGCCCTTTCGTCGTCGAAGAAAGATCGCGGTAAAGGCGCACTGATTGGCGCGGCAGCAGGCGCTGCGCTCGGCGGCGGCGTGGGTTACTACATGGACGTGCAGGAAGCGAAGCTACGCGAAAAAATGCAGGGGACCGGCGTCAGCGTCACCCGTAACGGTGACAATATCGTGCTGAATATGCCGAACAACGTCACCTTCGACAGCGCTTCCGCCACCCTGAAACCGGCGGGTGCCAACACGCTGGTTGGCGTGGCGATGGTGCTGAAAGAGTACGAGAAAACGGCTGTCAACGTCATCGGCTATACCGACAGCACCGGCAGCCAGCAGCTCAACATGAAGCTGTCTCAGCAGCGCGCCGATTCGGTGGCCAGCTCGCTGATTACCCAGGGCGTAGCCGCTACACGCGTACGCACCTCCGGTATGGGCCCGGCGAACCCTATCGCCAGCAACAGTACCGAAGAGGGTAAAGCGCAGAACCGTCGCGTGGAAATTACCCTAAGCCCGATGCAGTAA
- a CDS encoding MFS transporter: MTTQTTTDIQAFINRHPFSKYQWMILVLCFVTVAMDGFDTAIIGFIASDLIQEWGVQKSDLGPVMSAALVGLAVGALTAGPMADRIGRKKVLVLSILVFGGFSLITAFATSLTQLTVLRFLTGLGLGAAMPNAATLMSEYAPERRRALLVNLMFVGFPIGSSMGGFVSAWLIPHYGWQSVLILGGVMPLALAVALIFLLPESARYLAVKNKSQQQIARILRHIAPLPDNTHFVLQETGQVKEQSALGVIFSPRYLVGTIMLCLTYFMGLLIFYLLTSWLPLLIRETGATLSQASVITALFPLGGGIGVLVLGALMDKINPNKVVAVGYLLTGVFVCLVGFSTSSLVLMGVMVFIAGTIMNGAQSSMPALAAGFYPTQGRATGVAWMLGLGRFGGILGAFSGAFLMQAELSFKTIFALLAIPAVLSAIALMIKHAASKRQTLQGASGPSSLPKAAQKV, translated from the coding sequence ATGACAACACAGACAACAACGGATATTCAGGCTTTTATCAACCGCCATCCCTTCTCAAAGTACCAGTGGATGATTCTGGTGCTGTGCTTTGTGACCGTCGCTATGGATGGATTTGATACCGCCATTATTGGTTTTATCGCCTCCGATTTGATCCAGGAATGGGGGGTACAAAAATCCGATCTCGGCCCCGTGATGAGTGCCGCGCTGGTCGGCCTTGCCGTGGGCGCATTAACCGCAGGCCCAATGGCCGACCGCATTGGCCGTAAAAAGGTGCTGGTCCTGTCAATTCTGGTCTTTGGCGGCTTCAGCCTGATCACGGCCTTCGCCACATCGCTGACGCAGCTGACCGTCCTGCGCTTCTTAACGGGCCTGGGGCTCGGCGCCGCGATGCCGAACGCCGCCACGCTGATGAGTGAATATGCTCCGGAGCGCCGCCGCGCGCTGCTGGTGAACCTGATGTTCGTCGGGTTCCCCATTGGTTCATCAATGGGCGGCTTTGTTTCAGCATGGCTGATTCCACACTACGGCTGGCAAAGCGTGCTGATTCTTGGCGGCGTGATGCCGCTGGCGCTGGCCGTGGCGCTGATCTTCCTGCTGCCGGAGTCCGCTCGCTATCTGGCGGTGAAGAACAAATCTCAGCAACAGATTGCGCGGATTTTACGCCACATCGCCCCTCTGCCGGATAACACGCACTTTGTATTGCAGGAAACGGGTCAGGTCAAAGAGCAGTCGGCGCTGGGCGTCATCTTCTCGCCACGCTATCTGGTGGGCACCATTATGCTGTGCCTGACCTACTTTATGGGCCTGCTGATCTTCTATCTGCTGACCAGTTGGCTGCCGCTGTTGATTCGCGAAACCGGCGCAACGTTGAGCCAGGCTTCGGTTATTACCGCCCTCTTCCCGCTGGGCGGCGGCATTGGCGTACTGGTGCTCGGCGCGCTGATGGACAAAATTAACCCGAATAAAGTGGTGGCGGTGGGCTATTTGCTGACCGGCGTCTTTGTCTGCCTGGTGGGCTTCTCAACCAGCAGTCTGGTATTAATGGGCGTAATGGTGTTTATCGCCGGCACCATCATGAACGGCGCACAGTCATCCATGCCGGCGTTGGCCGCCGGTTTTTACCCGACTCAAGGGCGCGCCACCGGCGTTGCCTGGATGCTGGGCCTGGGTCGCTTCGGCGGGATTCTCGGCGCCTTCAGCGGCGCTTTCCTGATGCAGGCCGAGCTCTCCTTTAAGACTATTTTCGCGCTGCTGGCTATTCCTGCCGTGCTGTCAGCTATTGCGCTGATGATCAAGCACGCGGCGAGTAAACGGCAGACGCTTCAGGGTGCCAGCGGCCCGTCGTCGCTGCCAAAAGCGGCACAAAAAGTGTAA
- a CDS encoding LacI family DNA-binding transcriptional regulator yields MAKSARPTISDVAKAAKTGKTSISRYLNGEKHLLSDALLARIEAAIAELDYRPSLMARSLKRGRTRLIGLIIADITNPYSVNVLSGIEAACREKGFTPLVCNTNNEVNQELHYLDLLRSYQVEGIVVNAVGMREEGLQRLQQSALPMVLIDRKIPDFACDVVGLDNAQAATTATEHLIEQGFEALLFLSEPLGTVNTRRERLSAFRATLARYPGVVAENAEVPLAENAQLDNTLRQFHQQHRGMRKAVISANGALTLQVARSLKRIGLNWGSDIGLLGFDELEWAELAGVGITTLKQPTWQIGYAAVEQVVRRIEGGADAIHEQVFSGELIVRGSTAR; encoded by the coding sequence ATGGCAAAATCAGCGCGACCTACCATCAGCGATGTGGCGAAAGCCGCGAAAACCGGCAAAACCAGCATTTCCCGCTACCTCAATGGCGAAAAGCACCTGCTTTCCGACGCGCTGCTGGCACGTATTGAAGCGGCGATTGCCGAGCTCGACTATCGCCCCAGCCTGATGGCTCGCAGCCTGAAGCGCGGCCGCACCCGCCTGATTGGCCTGATTATCGCCGACATTACCAACCCTTATTCCGTCAACGTGCTCAGCGGTATTGAAGCCGCCTGCCGTGAAAAGGGATTCACCCCGCTGGTGTGTAATACCAATAACGAGGTTAACCAGGAGCTGCATTATCTTGATCTGCTGCGCAGCTACCAGGTCGAGGGGATCGTCGTGAATGCCGTCGGCATGCGGGAAGAAGGGCTACAGCGCCTGCAACAGTCCGCACTGCCCATGGTGCTTATCGACCGTAAAATTCCTGATTTTGCCTGCGACGTCGTCGGGCTGGATAACGCCCAGGCCGCCACAACCGCCACTGAACACCTGATTGAGCAAGGCTTTGAAGCCCTGCTGTTTCTCAGCGAACCGCTGGGCACCGTCAATACCCGCCGCGAACGACTCAGCGCCTTCCGGGCAACGCTGGCCCGCTACCCAGGCGTCGTGGCAGAAAACGCCGAAGTGCCGCTTGCCGAGAACGCACAGTTGGATAACACCCTGCGTCAGTTCCACCAGCAGCACCGCGGCATGCGTAAAGCCGTGATATCCGCCAACGGCGCGCTCACGCTTCAGGTGGCCCGCTCGCTAAAACGCATCGGCCTGAACTGGGGCAGCGATATCGGCCTGCTGGGGTTTGATGAGCTGGAGTGGGCAGAGCTGGCGGGCGTCGGCATTACCACCCTCAAGCAGCCCACCTGGCAAATAGGCTATGCCGCCGTCGAACAGGTCGTGCGCCGCATTGAAGGTGGCGCAGATGCTATTCATGAGCAGGTTTTTTCCGGTGAACTGATCGTTCGCGGATCGACTGCACGTTAA
- the ghrB gene encoding glyoxylate/hydroxypyruvate reductase GhrB, whose translation MKPSIILYKALPDDLQHRLAEHFTVTQVPNLRPETVAQHAEAFANAEGLLGSSEAVNTALLEKMPKLRATSTISVGYDNFDVEALNARRVLLMHTPTVLTETVADTLMALVLSTARRVVEVAERVKAGEWTKSIGPDWFGTDVHHKTLGIIGMGRIGMALAQRAHFGFNMPILYNARRRHEQAEERFNARYCDLNTLLDEADFVCLILPLTDETYHLFGAEQFARMKSSAIFINAGRGPVVDEKALISALRNGDIHAAGLDVFEQEPLPASSPLLKLPNVVALPHIGSATHETRYNMAACAVDNLIDALQGKVEKNCVNPQVAG comes from the coding sequence ATGAAGCCGTCTATTATTCTCTATAAAGCGCTACCTGACGATTTACAGCATCGCCTGGCAGAACATTTTACGGTCACCCAGGTACCGAACCTGCGCCCGGAAACGGTCGCGCAGCATGCGGAGGCTTTCGCCAACGCGGAAGGTTTGCTGGGCTCTAGCGAAGCCGTCAATACCGCCTTGCTGGAGAAAATGCCCAAGCTTCGCGCAACGTCCACCATCTCCGTGGGTTACGATAACTTTGACGTCGAGGCCCTGAACGCTCGCCGGGTGCTGCTGATGCACACGCCGACGGTGCTGACGGAAACCGTGGCCGATACGCTCATGGCGCTGGTGCTCAGTACCGCCCGCCGCGTGGTTGAAGTGGCGGAGCGCGTGAAGGCCGGCGAGTGGACAAAAAGCATCGGTCCGGACTGGTTTGGCACCGACGTGCATCATAAAACGCTGGGTATTATCGGCATGGGCCGCATCGGCATGGCGCTCGCCCAGCGCGCCCACTTTGGTTTCAACATGCCGATTCTCTACAACGCGCGCCGTCGTCACGAGCAGGCGGAAGAGCGGTTTAACGCCCGCTACTGCGACCTGAACACGCTGCTGGATGAAGCGGATTTTGTCTGCCTGATCCTGCCGCTGACCGACGAAACGTACCACCTGTTCGGCGCCGAGCAGTTTGCGCGCATGAAGTCTTCAGCCATCTTTATCAACGCCGGCCGCGGCCCGGTGGTGGACGAGAAAGCGCTTATCTCCGCGCTGCGTAACGGTGACATTCATGCCGCAGGGCTGGATGTCTTCGAGCAGGAGCCGCTGCCTGCCAGCTCCCCGCTGTTGAAGCTGCCGAACGTTGTTGCGCTGCCGCATATCGGGTCCGCGACGCATGAAACCCGCTACAACATGGCGGCCTGTGCGGTGGATAACCTGATTGATGCGCTGCAAGGGAAGGTAGAGAAGAACTGCGTGAATCCGCAGGTTGCGGGATAA
- a CDS encoding DUF3053 domain-containing protein, with the protein MATGKSCSRWFAPVAALLMVVSLSGCFDKEGDQRKAFVDFLQNTVMRGGERLPTLTADQKKQFGPFVSDYAVIYGYSQQVSQAMDAGLRPVVDSVNAIRVPQDYMTQREPLRQANGSLGVLSQQLQNAKMQADAAHAALKQADDLKPVFDQVYSKVVTGPADALQPLIPAAQVFTQQLVQVGDFVAQQGTQVSFVANGIQFPTSQQASQYNALIGPLAAQHQAFSQAWTAAVNATK; encoded by the coding sequence ATGGCGACAGGAAAGTCCTGCTCTCGCTGGTTTGCGCCTGTTGCGGCGTTATTGATGGTTGTTAGCCTGAGTGGGTGTTTTGATAAGGAAGGCGATCAGCGTAAAGCATTCGTCGATTTCCTGCAGAATACGGTAATGCGCGGCGGTGAACGCCTGCCAACGCTGACGGCTGACCAGAAAAAACAGTTCGGGCCGTTTGTTTCCGACTACGCCGTCATTTATGGCTATTCACAGCAGGTGAGCCAGGCAATGGACGCGGGTCTGCGTCCGGTGGTGGATAGCGTTAACGCCATTCGCGTACCGCAGGATTACATGACCCAGCGCGAGCCGCTGCGTCAGGCAAATGGTTCGCTGGGCGTACTGAGCCAGCAGCTGCAAAATGCCAAAATGCAGGCAGATGCTGCGCACGCCGCGCTGAAGCAGGCAGACGATCTGAAGCCGGTCTTCGACCAGGTTTACAGCAAAGTGGTTACCGGCCCGGCCGACGCGCTGCAGCCGCTGATCCCAGCCGCGCAGGTGTTCACACAGCAGCTGGTGCAGGTGGGCGATTTTGTGGCTCAGCAGGGCACACAGGTGAGCTTTGTGGCCAACGGCATTCAGTTCCCGACCTCACAGCAGGCAAGCCAGTACAATGCGCTGATTGGCCCGCTGGCCGCACAGCATCAGGCCTTTAGCCAGGCCTGGACGGCGGCGGTTAACGCGACCAAATAA
- a CDS encoding sugar kinase, whose product MNPSLDVITIGEAMAMFVARQTGDLEDIEQFIKRVAGAELNVATGLARLGLKVGWVSRVGNDSFGRFVLNSLRKEGIDACAVTVDRQHATGFQLKSKVENGTDPIVEYFRKGSAASYLSVEDYNETYFASARHLHLSGVAAALSASSYTLLDHAARTMKAQGKTLSFDPNLRPVLWKSEAEMVEKLNQLAFQADWVLPGLKEGMILTGKQTPEGIADFYLHRGVKAVAIKTGADGAWYKTVDGEQGHVAPVKVDNVVDTVGAGDGFAVGVVSALLEGRTLHQAVARGNKIGALAIQVQGDSEGLPTREALGE is encoded by the coding sequence ATGAACCCTTCTCTGGATGTCATCACCATCGGCGAAGCGATGGCCATGTTTGTCGCCAGGCAGACCGGCGATTTAGAGGACATTGAACAGTTTATTAAGCGCGTTGCCGGGGCCGAACTTAACGTCGCCACCGGGCTGGCGCGCCTTGGGTTGAAGGTAGGCTGGGTCAGCCGCGTGGGCAACGACAGTTTTGGCCGCTTTGTACTCAATAGTCTGCGTAAAGAAGGCATTGATGCCTGCGCCGTGACCGTCGACAGACAGCACGCAACCGGCTTTCAGCTAAAATCCAAAGTCGAAAATGGAACCGATCCCATTGTAGAGTATTTCCGTAAAGGCTCGGCGGCAAGCTACCTGTCGGTTGAGGACTACAACGAAACCTACTTCGCCAGCGCTCGCCATCTGCACCTTAGCGGCGTGGCGGCGGCCCTTTCCGCCAGTTCCTATACGCTGCTCGACCACGCTGCGCGCACGATGAAGGCTCAGGGTAAGACCCTCTCCTTCGACCCAAATCTGCGCCCGGTGCTATGGAAGAGCGAAGCAGAGATGGTCGAAAAACTCAACCAGCTGGCCTTCCAGGCCGACTGGGTTCTACCGGGATTGAAAGAGGGCATGATCCTGACCGGGAAACAAACCCCGGAAGGTATTGCCGATTTCTATCTCCACCGCGGCGTGAAGGCCGTCGCCATTAAAACCGGCGCCGACGGAGCCTGGTATAAAACCGTCGACGGCGAGCAGGGTCACGTAGCCCCCGTCAAAGTCGACAACGTGGTTGACACCGTTGGCGCTGGCGATGGTTTTGCCGTTGGCGTGGTCAGCGCGTTGCTCGAGGGGCGCACGCTGCATCAGGCCGTGGCTCGCGGCAACAAAATTGGCGCACTGGCGATTCAGGTTCAGGGCGACAGCGAAGGTTTACCCACCCGTGAAGCGTTAGGCGAATAA
- a CDS encoding sugar phosphate isomerase/epimerase family protein, with protein MQRKIMVVTAAYGHDAVRAAGGQGAMLPVIADAGADGVEIRRELLTSAELQSLPALAAAIASSNLTACYSAPEALFMTDGTLNPQLPELLREATTLRAQWLKVSLGHFSHTWQLSTLRDWLESSGMKLVVENDQTPCGRLPPMQRFSAACHTQKLPVQLTFDMGNWLWVGDSPEAAAEQLAPSVGYIHVKAAIAHRDSYRAVPPDTADARWLALLNQLPIDVPRGIEFPLEGDNLTAVTRRYVELLRKE; from the coding sequence ATGCAAAGAAAAATTATGGTGGTGACCGCCGCGTATGGCCATGACGCCGTCCGCGCGGCCGGTGGACAAGGGGCAATGCTGCCGGTCATCGCCGATGCCGGGGCCGACGGCGTTGAAATCCGTCGCGAACTGTTGACCTCCGCCGAGCTTCAATCACTCCCAGCCCTGGCCGCCGCCATCGCCTCATCCAACCTGACCGCCTGCTATTCCGCGCCCGAAGCGCTGTTTATGACCGACGGTACGCTCAACCCCCAGCTTCCGGAATTACTGCGCGAAGCCACAACGCTGCGCGCACAGTGGCTGAAAGTATCGCTCGGCCACTTTAGCCACACATGGCAGCTCAGCACGCTGCGCGACTGGCTGGAGAGCAGCGGCATGAAACTGGTGGTAGAAAACGATCAAACCCCCTGCGGACGGCTGCCGCCAATGCAGCGCTTTAGCGCCGCTTGCCACACCCAGAAGCTGCCAGTGCAGCTCACGTTTGATATGGGTAACTGGCTGTGGGTCGGCGATTCCCCGGAAGCCGCCGCTGAACAGCTGGCGCCGTCAGTCGGCTATATCCACGTCAAGGCCGCGATCGCGCACCGCGACAGCTACCGGGCCGTACCGCCCGATACCGCCGATGCCCGCTGGCTGGCGTTACTGAATCAGTTACCCATCGACGTGCCGCGCGGTATTGAGTTCCCGCTGGAAGGGGACAATCTGACCGCCGTGACGCGCCGCTATGTTGAATTGTTACGTAAGGAGTAA